In Amaranthus tricolor cultivar Red isolate AtriRed21 chromosome 3, ASM2621246v1, whole genome shotgun sequence, a single window of DNA contains:
- the LOC130807524 gene encoding polygalacturonase At1g48100-like has protein sequence MRSLEVKIPTLMLQSLLITLLLWSTNFDMCNARRGSHWRQSRPLSASLLKKKGKSHGYHGHNHHHSSNPKPKPKPASPTIPTPSPEVGTPPLPPPIQKAPYLKGSPPKAMSPPNPTPIVKIPSPQPQKGSSVFSVLDYGAKGDGSSDDTEAFEATWTEACKVQSSTMLIPSGYQFLVGPITFSGPYCQKNIIFQLDGTIIAPTSPTAWKSNLLWWMDFTKLVGITIQGRGVIDGSGSAWWTDAPYDLEDHHELQIIINDTILEKPPMPLRSELSGKMPNVKPTALRFYGSINVTVTGITIQNSPQCHLKFDNCIGVMVYSVSVSSPGDSPNTDGIHLQNSKDVLIHSSSLACGDDCISIQTGCSNVYIHSVNCGPGHGISIGSLGRYDSKACVSNITVRDVNIQGTMTGVRIKTWQGGSGSVQGITFSNIQVSEVQLPIVIDQYYCDKSTCKNASAAVAVSGVTYQNIKGTYTVKPVHLACSDELPCTDITLNTIQLTPLQEQHHLYDPYCWQSFGELMAPIAPPLGCLQIGKPMKSKVQTDVDIC, from the exons atgAGGAGTTTAGAAGTTAAAATTCCTACATTAATGCTTCAGTCGCTACTCATTACTCTACTCCTTTGGTCCACAAATTTTGATATGTGCAATGCTAGACGAGGCAGCCATTGGAGACAAAGCAGACCTCTTTCAGCATCATTATTAAAGAAGAAAGGAAAAAGTCATGGATACCACGGCCACAATCACCATCACAGCAGTAACCCAAAACCAAAGCCAAAACCTGCGTCTCCAACAATACCAACGCCGAGTCCAGAAGTTGGCACACCGCCATTGCCTCCGCCAATTCAGAAAGCTCCATACTTAAAAGGGTCACCTCCTAAAGCTATGTCACCACCAAATCCTACACCAATAGTGAAAATCCCATCACCACAACCACAAAAAGGTTCCAGTGTTTTCAGTGTGCTAGATTATGGAGCAAAGGGTGATGGTAGTAGTGATGACACTGAG GCATTTGAAGCTACATGGACTGAAGCTTGCAAAGTTCAGTCATCAACGATGCTAATTCCATCAGGATATCAATTTCTGGTGGGACCCATAACATTCTCTGGTCCTTACTGCCAGAAAAACATTATTTTTCAG CTAGATGGGACTATTATTGCTCCAACAAGCCCCACTGCATGGAAATCTAATCTCTTGTGGTGGATGGACTTCACAAAACTAGTAGGAATCACCATACAAGGAAGAGGCGTAATTGATGGAAGTGGCTCTGCTTGGTGGACAGACGCTCCATACGATCTAGAAGATCACCATGAATTGCAAATCATCATAAATGACACAATCCTAGAAAAGCCCCCTATGCCG CTGAGAAGTGAGCTCAGTGGGAAAATGCCAAATGTCAAGCCAACG GCCCTAAGGTTTTACGGCAGCATCAATGTTACCGTCACAGGAATAACAATTCAAAACAGTCCTCAATGCCATCTCAAGTTTGACAATTGTATAGGAGTCATGGTTTATTCAGTTAGTGTTTCATCACCTGGTGACAGTCCTAATACTGATGGAATCCACCTCCAAAATTCAAAAGATGTGCTCATTCACTCTAGCAGCCTTGCCTGCG GTGATGACTGCATATCCATACAAACAGGATGCTCAAATGTATACATCCACAGTGTAAACTGTGGACCAGGACATGGCATCAGTATTGGAAGTCTGGGAAGGTATGACTCTAAAGCCTGTGTCTCAAACATCACTGTCAGAGACGTCAACATACAAGGCACGATGACTGGAGTCCGGATAAAGACATGGCAG GGCGGCTCAGGATCTGTGCAAGGCATAACATTTTCAAACATTCAAGTCAGTGAAGTTCAGCTTCCAATTGTAATCGACCAATATTATTGTGATAAGAGCACATGCAAGAATGCATCAGCAGCTGTTGCAGTATCAGGAGTCACATATCAGAATATAAAAGGCACATACACTGTAAAGCCTGTACATTTAGCCTGCAGTGATGAGCTACCATGCACAGACATAACACTAAATACCATACAACTAACGCCATTGCAAGAACAACATCACTTGTACGATCCCTACTGTTGGCAATCATTTGGGGAGCTAATGGCTCCAATTGCTCCTCCACTTGGTTGTTTACAAATAGGAAAGCCTATGAAGAGCAAGGTTCAGACTGATGTtgatatatgttga